A genomic region of Zea mays cultivar B73 chromosome 6, Zm-B73-REFERENCE-NAM-5.0, whole genome shotgun sequence contains the following coding sequences:
- the LOC100273797 gene encoding putative transcriptional regulatory protein isoform 1 (isoform 1 is encoded by transcript variant 1) — protein sequence MASATRALGALLHRASSLSSSAPALRGASLLRGDGPIGSAGLFRRHAARRRISSFQPLCMGRRSCKIAGRKDAQNLKKMKRNSKIGKEIVAAIKKGGPNPSSNTTLSAILEKARELDVPREILERNIKRASEKGQDTYTEKVYEVYGFGGVGMVVEVLTDKITRSVADIRNVVKDCGAKLADPGSVTFRFRQARVVNIKVTDADKDQLLTVALDAGADDVLEPNFDDDDSEEEAERFYKIVTTSENYPVLLSKLQEEGLKFETDNGYELVPLNPIEVDDEAVELNKELVSNLLELDDVDAVYTDQK from the exons ATGGCGTCCGCCACGCGTGCTCTGGGGGCGCTCCTCCACAGGGCCTCGTCTCTGTCTTCCTCCGCTCCCGCTCTCCGGGGAGCCTCGCTCCTCCGCG GGGACGGGCCTATTGGAAGCGCCGGACTGTTCCGGAGGCATGCGGCGAGGCGGCGGATTTCGTCGTTCCAGCCGCTCTGCATGGGAAGACGCTCCTGCAAAATCGCTGGAAGGAAG GATGCCCAGAACTTGAAGAAGATGAAGCGCAACAGCAAAATTGGAAAAGAAATTGTTGCGGC CATCAAGAAGGGTGGCCCAAACCCTTCATCCAACACAACTTTATCAGCTATACTAGAGAAAGCAAGGGAACTTGATGTCCCTAGAGAAATTTTGGAGCGCAACATCAAAAGGGCATCAGAAAAGGGACAAGATACTTACACAGAAAAGGTTTATGAG GTCTATGGTTTTGGTGGAGTGGGTATGGTCGTTGAAGTTCTAACTGACAAAATTACAAGATCAGTTGCTGACATTAGAAACGTGGTGAAAGACTGCGGAGCAAAATTGGCTGATCCTGGATCTGTTACCTTTAGATTCAGACAAGCTCGAGTGGTGAACATAAAAGTTACTGATGCAGATAAGGACCAACTGCTCACCGTTGCGTTAGATGCTGGTGCTGATGACGTCCTTGAACCAAATTTTGATGATGATGACTCTGAAGAAGAAGCAGAAAG GTTCTACAAGATAGTTACTACATCAGAAAACTACCCAGTTTTGCTATCGAAGCTTCAAGAAGAAGGATTGAAGTTTGAAACTGATAATGGCTACGAACTTGTTCCTCTGAACCCAATTGAG GTGGACGACGAGGCCGTGGAACTAAACAAGGAACTTGTTTCAAATTTGCTAGAGCTTGATGACGTTGATGCCGTCTATACAGACCAAAAATGA
- the LOC100273797 gene encoding putative transcriptional regulatory protein isoform X1 — protein MNPTQDAQNLKKMKRNSKIGKEIVAAIKKGGPNPSSNTTLSAILEKARELDVPREILERNIKRASEKGQDTYTEKVYEVYGFGGVGMVVEVLTDKITRSVADIRNVVKDCGAKLADPGSVTFRFRQARVVNIKVTDADKDQLLTVALDAGADDVLEPNFDDDDSEEEAERFYKIVTTSENYPVLLSKLQEEGLKFETDNGYELVPLNPIEVDDEAVELNKELVSNLLELDDVDAVYTDQK, from the exons ATGAATCCTACACAG GATGCCCAGAACTTGAAGAAGATGAAGCGCAACAGCAAAATTGGAAAAGAAATTGTTGCGGC CATCAAGAAGGGTGGCCCAAACCCTTCATCCAACACAACTTTATCAGCTATACTAGAGAAAGCAAGGGAACTTGATGTCCCTAGAGAAATTTTGGAGCGCAACATCAAAAGGGCATCAGAAAAGGGACAAGATACTTACACAGAAAAGGTTTATGAG GTCTATGGTTTTGGTGGAGTGGGTATGGTCGTTGAAGTTCTAACTGACAAAATTACAAGATCAGTTGCTGACATTAGAAACGTGGTGAAAGACTGCGGAGCAAAATTGGCTGATCCTGGATCTGTTACCTTTAGATTCAGACAAGCTCGAGTGGTGAACATAAAAGTTACTGATGCAGATAAGGACCAACTGCTCACCGTTGCGTTAGATGCTGGTGCTGATGACGTCCTTGAACCAAATTTTGATGATGATGACTCTGAAGAAGAAGCAGAAAG GTTCTACAAGATAGTTACTACATCAGAAAACTACCCAGTTTTGCTATCGAAGCTTCAAGAAGAAGGATTGAAGTTTGAAACTGATAATGGCTACGAACTTGTTCCTCTGAACCCAATTGAG GTGGACGACGAGGCCGTGGAACTAAACAAGGAACTTGTTTCAAATTTGCTAGAGCTTGATGACGTTGATGCCGTCTATACAGACCAAAAATGA
- the LOC100217123 gene encoding dolichyl-diphosphooligosaccharide--protein glycosyltransferase subunit STT3A-like isoform X1, which produces MAEPEVSPAAAGGGGRLRNAFGGVLCAFTLLLIGVVAFSIRLFSVIKYESVIHEFDPYFNFRVTQFLSKNGIYEFWNWFDDRTWYPLGRVIGGTVYPGLTLTAGTMWWLLNSLNIPLSVETVCVFTAPIFSANASWATYLLTKEAKGTGAGLMAAAILAMVPSYISRSVAGSYDNEAVAIFALIFTFYLYVKTLNTGSLFYATLNALSYFYMVCSWGGYTFIINLIPMHVLLCIVTGRYSSRLYIAYAPLVVLGTLLAALVPVVGFNAVMTSEHFASFLVFIILHVVALVYYIKGLLTPRLFKVAMTLVISVGLAVCFAVVAILVALVASSPTKGWSGRSLSLLDPTYASKYIPIIASVSEHQPPTWPSYFMDINVLAFLIPAGIISCFLPLSDASSFMVLYLVTAVYFSGVMVRLMLVLAPAACILSGIALSEVFSVLTRSIKLQLSKLFDDSPTSSGDSSPESSTNSTKNENRNEKHEIAPKEKTSKKNRKKEKEVAESVPVKPKKENRLLVLPFELSVMGILLLIVLGGFYVVHCVWAAAEAYSAPSIVLTSRSRDGLHVFDDFREAYAWLSHNTDVDDKVASWWDYGYQTTAMANRTVIVDNNTWNNTHIATVGTAMSSPEKAAWEIFNSLDVKYVLVVFGGLVGYPSDDINKFLWMVRIGGGVFPHIKEPDYLRDGQYRVDAQATPTMLNCLMYKLCYYRFVETDGKGFDRVRGYEIGKKHFKLTHFEEVFTTHHWMVRIYKLKPQKNRVRGKLKKLKASAKTSPTLAAGRKNPWQ; this is translated from the exons ATGGCGGAGCCCGAGGTCTCCCCCGcagcggccggcggcggcgggcggctcCGCAACGCCTTCGGGGGCGTGCTCTGCGCCTTCACGCTTCTCCTCATCGGCGTCGTCGCCTTCTCGATCCGCCTCTTCTCT GTAATCAAGTACGAGAGCGTGATCCACGAGTTCGACCCCTACTTCAACTTCCGCGTCACTCAG TTTCTGTCCAAGAATGGAATTTATGAGTTCTGGAACTGGTTTGATGATAGGACATG GTACCCCCTTGGCCGTGTGATCGGTGGCACTGTGTATCCTGGGTTGACATTGACTGCTGGAACTATGTGGTG GTTGCTGAACTCTCTTAACATCCCATTGTCGGTGGAGACAGTTTGTGTGTTCACAGCTCCAATTTTCTCAGCAAATGCATCATGGGCTACCTACCTGCTAACAAAG GAAGCGAAAGGTACTGGAGCTGGATTAATGGCAGCAGCCATTTTAGCAATG GTCCCCTCATATATTTCAAGATCTGTTGCAGGCAGCTATGATAATGAAGCTGTAGCAATATTTGCCTTGATATTTACATTTTATCTATATGTAAAG ACGCTGAACACGGGATCACTCTTTTATGCAACACTCAATGCTCTCTCATATTTCTACATG GTCTGCTCTTGGGGAGGCTACACATTCATTATCAATCTTATCCCAATGCATGTCCTCTTGTGCATTGTAACTGGTCGTTATTCTTCGCGTCTCTACATTGCATATGCTCCCCTT GTTGTACTTGGAACGCTTCTGGCAGCATTAGTACCGGTGGTTGGTTTTAATGCAGTAATGACCTCTGAGCACTTCGCATCATTTCTG GTGTTCATAATCCTTCACGTGGTTGCTCTTGTGTATTATATCAAAGGGCTTTTGACTCCTAGGCTGTTCAAAGTTGCTATGACTCTTGTCATATCTGTTGGCTT AGCTGTTTGTTTTGCAGTAGTAGCCATACTTGTTGCATTGGTGGCATCTAGTCCAACGAAAGGCTGGAGTGGCCGCAGTTTGAGTCTACTTGACCC AACTTATGCAAGCAAGTACATCCCCATCATTGCTAGTGTCAGTGAACACCAACCTCCTACCTGGCCCTCGTATTTTATGGACATTAATGTGTTGGCCTTCCTGATTCCTGCTGGGATTATT TCATGCTTCTTGCCTCTGTCTGACGCAAGCTCCTTCATGGTCTTGTACTTAGTCACTGCAGTTTATTTTTCTGGAGTAATG GTACGGCTTATGCTTGTCCTTGCTCCTGCTGCGTGCATTTTATCTGGGATTGCTCTATCTGAAGTTTTCAGTGTGCTCACACGATCCATTAAATTGCAGCTGTCAAAATTATTTGATGATAGCCCTACTTCT TCAGGTGACAGTAGCCCAGAGAGTTCTACAAATTCAACAAAAAATGAAAATAGGAATGAAAAACACGAAATAGCTCCAAAGGAAAAAACATCAAAGAAGAACCGGAAGAAGGAGAAAGAAGTGGCAGAGAGTGTTCCTGTAAAGCCTAAAAAGGAAAATAGGCTTTTGGTTCTGCCTTTTGAATTATCTGTTATGGGTATTTTATTGCTCATCGTATTAGGTGGTTTCTATGTG GTCCATTGTGTATGGGCGGCAGCTGAAGCGTACTCCGCGCCTTCAATTGTGTTGACATCTCGTTCACGAGATGGGTTGCATGTTTTTGATGATTTCCGTGAAGCTTACGCATGGCTGAGCCATAACACAGATGTTGATGACAAG GTTGCTTCCTGGTGGGACTATGGTTACCAAACAACTGCAATGGCCAACAGAACTGTGATTGTAGACAATAACACCTGGAACAACACTCATATAGCAACAGTTGGTACAGCAATGTCGTCCCCAGAAAAAGCAGCTTGGGAAATCTTCAATTCTTTAGATGTCAAATATGTGCTTGTTGTCTTTGGAG GACTTGTTGGATACCCTAGCGATGATATCAATAAGTTCCTTTGGATGGTACGAATAGGAGGTGGTGTGTTCCCTCACATTAAGGAGCCAGATTATCTT AGGGATGGTCAATATCGCGTTGATGCTCAAGCCACTCCAACTATGCTGAATTGCCTCATGTACAAGCTTTGTTACTACAG GTTTGTGGAGACTGATGGAAAAGGCTTTGACAGAGTAAGAGGATATGAAATAGGAAAGAAGCATTTCAAGCTAACACATTTTGAGGAG GTATTTACAACCCACCATTGGATGGTCCGCATATATAAACTGAAACCCCAGAAGAACAGGGTTCGAGGCAAGCTGAAGAAGTTGAAGGCC AGTGCCAAAACTAGTCCCACACTTGCGGCAGGGCGAAAGAACCCGTGGCAATAG
- the LOC100217123 gene encoding Dolichyl-diphosphooligosaccharide--protein glycosyltransferase subunit STT3A-like translates to MAEPEVSPAAAGGGGRLRNAFGGVLCAFTLLLIGVVAFSIRLFSVIKYESVIHEFDPYFNFRVTQFLSKNGIYEFWNWFDDRTWYPLGRVIGGTVYPGLTLTAGTMWWLLNSLNIPLSVETVCVFTAPIFSANASWATYLLTKEAKGTGAGLMAAAILAMVPSYISRSVAGSYDNEAVAIFALIFTFYLYVKTLNTGSLFYATLNALSYFYMVCSWGGYTFIINLIPMHVLLCIVTGRYSSRLYIAYAPLVVLGTLLAALVPVVGFNAVMTSEHFASFLVFIILHVVALVYYIKGLLTPRLFKVAMTLVISVGLAVCFAVVAILVALVASSPTKGWSGRSLSLLDPTYASKYIPIIASVSEHQPPTWPSYFMDINVLAFLIPAGIISCFLPLSDASSFMVLYLVTAVYFSGVMVRLMLVLAPAACILSGIALSEVFSVLTRSIKLQLSKLFDDSPTSSGDSSPESSTNSTKNENRNEKHEIAPKEKTSKKNRKKEKEVAESVPVKPKKENRLLVLPFELSVMGILLLIVLGGFYVVHCVWAAAEAYSAPSIVLTSRSRDGLHVFDDFREAYAWLSHNTDVDDKVASWWDYGYQTTAMANRTVIVDNNTWNNTHIATVGLVGYPSDDINKFLWMVRIGGGVFPHIKEPDYLRDGQYRVDAQATPTMLNCLMYKLCYYRFVETDGKGFDRVRGYEIGKKHFKLTHFEEVFTTHHWMVRIYKLKPQKNRVRGKLKKLKASAKTSPTLAAGRKNPWQ, encoded by the exons ATGGCGGAGCCCGAGGTCTCCCCCGcagcggccggcggcggcgggcggctcCGCAACGCCTTCGGGGGCGTGCTCTGCGCCTTCACGCTTCTCCTCATCGGCGTCGTCGCCTTCTCGATCCGCCTCTTCTCT GTAATCAAGTACGAGAGCGTGATCCACGAGTTCGACCCCTACTTCAACTTCCGCGTCACTCAG TTTCTGTCCAAGAATGGAATTTATGAGTTCTGGAACTGGTTTGATGATAGGACATG GTACCCCCTTGGCCGTGTGATCGGTGGCACTGTGTATCCTGGGTTGACATTGACTGCTGGAACTATGTGGTG GTTGCTGAACTCTCTTAACATCCCATTGTCGGTGGAGACAGTTTGTGTGTTCACAGCTCCAATTTTCTCAGCAAATGCATCATGGGCTACCTACCTGCTAACAAAG GAAGCGAAAGGTACTGGAGCTGGATTAATGGCAGCAGCCATTTTAGCAATG GTCCCCTCATATATTTCAAGATCTGTTGCAGGCAGCTATGATAATGAAGCTGTAGCAATATTTGCCTTGATATTTACATTTTATCTATATGTAAAG ACGCTGAACACGGGATCACTCTTTTATGCAACACTCAATGCTCTCTCATATTTCTACATG GTCTGCTCTTGGGGAGGCTACACATTCATTATCAATCTTATCCCAATGCATGTCCTCTTGTGCATTGTAACTGGTCGTTATTCTTCGCGTCTCTACATTGCATATGCTCCCCTT GTTGTACTTGGAACGCTTCTGGCAGCATTAGTACCGGTGGTTGGTTTTAATGCAGTAATGACCTCTGAGCACTTCGCATCATTTCTG GTGTTCATAATCCTTCACGTGGTTGCTCTTGTGTATTATATCAAAGGGCTTTTGACTCCTAGGCTGTTCAAAGTTGCTATGACTCTTGTCATATCTGTTGGCTT AGCTGTTTGTTTTGCAGTAGTAGCCATACTTGTTGCATTGGTGGCATCTAGTCCAACGAAAGGCTGGAGTGGCCGCAGTTTGAGTCTACTTGACCC AACTTATGCAAGCAAGTACATCCCCATCATTGCTAGTGTCAGTGAACACCAACCTCCTACCTGGCCCTCGTATTTTATGGACATTAATGTGTTGGCCTTCCTGATTCCTGCTGGGATTATT TCATGCTTCTTGCCTCTGTCTGACGCAAGCTCCTTCATGGTCTTGTACTTAGTCACTGCAGTTTATTTTTCTGGAGTAATG GTACGGCTTATGCTTGTCCTTGCTCCTGCTGCGTGCATTTTATCTGGGATTGCTCTATCTGAAGTTTTCAGTGTGCTCACACGATCCATTAAATTGCAGCTGTCAAAATTATTTGATGATAGCCCTACTTCT TCAGGTGACAGTAGCCCAGAGAGTTCTACAAATTCAACAAAAAATGAAAATAGGAATGAAAAACACGAAATAGCTCCAAAGGAAAAAACATCAAAGAAGAACCGGAAGAAGGAGAAAGAAGTGGCAGAGAGTGTTCCTGTAAAGCCTAAAAAGGAAAATAGGCTTTTGGTTCTGCCTTTTGAATTATCTGTTATGGGTATTTTATTGCTCATCGTATTAGGTGGTTTCTATGTG GTCCATTGTGTATGGGCGGCAGCTGAAGCGTACTCCGCGCCTTCAATTGTGTTGACATCTCGTTCACGAGATGGGTTGCATGTTTTTGATGATTTCCGTGAAGCTTACGCATGGCTGAGCCATAACACAGATGTTGATGACAAG GTTGCTTCCTGGTGGGACTATGGTTACCAAACAACTGCAATGGCCAACAGAACTGTGATTGTAGACAATAACACCTGGAACAACACTCATATAGCAACAGTTG GACTTGTTGGATACCCTAGCGATGATATCAATAAGTTCCTTTGGATGGTACGAATAGGAGGTGGTGTGTTCCCTCACATTAAGGAGCCAGATTATCTT AGGGATGGTCAATATCGCGTTGATGCTCAAGCCACTCCAACTATGCTGAATTGCCTCATGTACAAGCTTTGTTACTACAG GTTTGTGGAGACTGATGGAAAAGGCTTTGACAGAGTAAGAGGATATGAAATAGGAAAGAAGCATTTCAAGCTAACACATTTTGAGGAG GTATTTACAACCCACCATTGGATGGTCCGCATATATAAACTGAAACCCCAGAAGAACAGGGTTCGAGGCAAGCTGAAGAAGTTGAAGGCC AGTGCCAAAACTAGTCCCACACTTGCGGCAGGGCGAAAGAACCCGTGGCAATAG